Proteins encoded within one genomic window of Variovorax sp. OAS795:
- the pqqC gene encoding pyrroloquinoline-quinone synthase PqqC, translating to MHADRIQDPFRTAAGSPASAPAWSREEFEAKLRERGRSYHIHHPFNVMLNSGRATPEQIRGWVANRFYYQIAIPIKDGAVLSNCPDLEVRRGWVQRILDHDGFELGGVKDEGGIEAWLRLAEAVGLSRDEVLDLRHVVPAMRFAVDAYVNFARRAPWQEAVCSSLTELFAPEIHKQRLATWPEHYGWIEPGGLSYFRNRVSQARRDVEQGLAITLAHFDTRALQERALEVLQFKLDILWAMNDAMATRYGVAAAGTA from the coding sequence ATGCACGCCGACAGAATCCAGGACCCCTTTCGCACGGCCGCGGGCAGCCCCGCATCCGCACCGGCCTGGAGCCGCGAGGAATTCGAAGCCAAGCTGCGCGAGCGCGGCCGCAGCTATCACATCCACCATCCATTCAACGTCATGCTCAACAGCGGCCGGGCCACGCCCGAGCAGATCCGCGGCTGGGTGGCGAACCGCTTCTACTACCAGATCGCGATCCCCATCAAGGATGGCGCGGTGCTCTCGAACTGTCCCGACCTCGAGGTGCGCCGCGGCTGGGTGCAGCGCATCCTCGACCACGACGGCTTCGAGCTCGGGGGCGTCAAGGACGAAGGCGGCATCGAGGCCTGGCTGCGCCTGGCCGAAGCGGTGGGCCTTTCGCGCGACGAAGTGCTCGACCTGCGCCACGTGGTGCCGGCCATGCGCTTCGCCGTCGATGCCTACGTGAACTTTGCGCGCCGCGCGCCGTGGCAGGAGGCGGTGTGCTCGTCGCTCACCGAGCTCTTCGCGCCCGAGATCCACAAGCAGCGCCTGGCCACCTGGCCCGAGCACTACGGCTGGATCGAGCCGGGCGGCCTGAGCTACTTTCGCAACCGCGTGAGCCAGGCCCGGCGCGACGTGGAGCAGGGCCTTGCCATCACGCTCGCGCACTTCGACACCCGCGCGCTGCAGGAGCGCGCGCTGGAGGTGCTGCAGTTCAAGCTCGACATCCTCTGGGCCATGAACGACGCGATGGCCACGCGCTACGGCGTGGCGGCCGCAGGAACGGCATGA
- the pqqD gene encoding pyrroloquinoline quinone biosynthesis peptide chaperone PqqD: MSGNRTMLGAESKPRIGPGFRLQWEPAQECHVLLYPEGMVRLNGSAGEIMKRCDGERSVAQIVADLEQAFDTTGLEPEVRGFVEMAAQQNWLRWDPA; the protein is encoded by the coding sequence ATGAGCGGAAACAGGACCATGCTCGGCGCCGAGAGCAAACCCCGCATCGGCCCCGGCTTTCGCCTGCAGTGGGAGCCGGCGCAGGAATGCCATGTGCTGCTCTACCCCGAGGGCATGGTGCGGCTCAACGGCAGCGCGGGCGAGATCATGAAGCGCTGCGACGGGGAGCGCAGCGTGGCGCAGATCGTGGCCGACCTGGAGCAGGCCTTCGACACCACCGGCCTCGAACCCGAGGTGCGCGGCTTCGTCGAAATGGCGGCGCAGCAGAACTGGCTTCGCTGGGACCCGGCATGA
- the pqqE gene encoding pyrroloquinoline quinone biosynthesis protein PqqE, producing the protein MTTTPPRPGPPLWLLAELTYRCPLHCVFCFNPVDFATQENELGTEDWLRVLREGRELGAVQCGLSGGEPLLRDDLEVIIAEAARLGYYTNLLTSGVGLTAQRAAALKAAGLDHVQLSFQDSTREMNDFLSHTKTFELKNRVAKIIKDQGWPMVLNVVIHRMNIDHIDRIIEMAHEMGAEYLELANTQYYSWAFVNRDQLLPTHEQLRHAEAVTDAWRKRLGERMRIFFVAPDYHEGKAKKCVNGWGSMFLTVAPDGTALPCHTAKMLPGLEFPNVKAQSLRDIWFDSEGFNRYRGTGWMKEPCASCDQREQDLGGCRCQAYLLAQDAAAADPVCAKSPDHQRVVDAVERAAARDPAAPVEHPLVFRDPANSRRLSAALVTPDA; encoded by the coding sequence ATGACCACAACGCCTCCGCGCCCCGGACCGCCGCTCTGGCTGCTGGCCGAGCTGACCTACCGCTGCCCGCTGCATTGCGTGTTCTGCTTCAACCCGGTCGACTTCGCGACCCAGGAGAACGAGCTCGGCACCGAAGACTGGCTGCGCGTGCTGCGCGAAGGCCGCGAGCTCGGCGCGGTGCAATGCGGCCTCTCGGGCGGCGAGCCGCTGTTGCGCGACGACCTCGAAGTCATCATTGCCGAGGCCGCGCGGCTGGGCTACTACACCAACCTGCTGACCTCGGGCGTCGGCCTCACGGCACAGCGCGCCGCGGCGCTCAAGGCCGCGGGGCTGGACCACGTGCAGCTGTCGTTCCAGGATTCCACGCGCGAGATGAACGACTTTCTCTCGCACACCAAGACCTTCGAGCTGAAGAACCGGGTGGCGAAGATCATCAAGGACCAGGGCTGGCCGATGGTGCTCAACGTGGTGATCCACCGCATGAACATCGACCACATCGACCGCATCATCGAGATGGCGCACGAGATGGGGGCCGAGTACCTCGAGCTCGCCAACACGCAGTACTACTCCTGGGCCTTCGTCAACCGCGACCAGCTGCTGCCCACGCACGAGCAGCTGCGCCATGCCGAGGCGGTGACCGACGCCTGGCGCAAGCGGCTGGGCGAGCGCATGCGCATCTTCTTCGTGGCGCCCGACTACCACGAGGGCAAGGCCAAGAAATGCGTCAACGGCTGGGGCAGCATGTTCCTCACGGTGGCGCCCGACGGCACCGCGCTGCCCTGCCACACGGCCAAGATGCTGCCGGGCCTCGAGTTTCCGAACGTGAAGGCGCAGAGCCTGCGCGACATCTGGTTCGACTCCGAAGGCTTCAACCGCTACCGCGGCACCGGCTGGATGAAGGAGCCCTGCGCCAGCTGCGACCAGCGCGAACAGGACTTGGGCGGCTGCCGCTGCCAGGCCTACCTGCTGGCGCAGGATGCCGCAGCCGCCGACCCGGTGTGCGCCAAGAGTCCCGACCACCAGCGCGTGGTGGATGCGGTGGAACGCGCCGCCGCAAGAGACCCGGCGGCGCCGGTCGAGCATCCGCTGGTGTTCCGCGATCCGGCCAACTCGCGCCGGCTCTCGGCCGCGCTCGTCACGCCGGACGCGTGA
- a CDS encoding MxaL protein translates to MKPSPVRRWLSASRRLFGGTGNGPLLLAMLLLALAVWPPRVQLQRPVFNWQVSFDITQSMNVEDVELNHAAVSRLTLARAAMREVLGALPCGSRVGWSIFADYRSVVILTPVEVCSHYEELLASLERIDGRMRWANASNVSKGVTWAVRGARSIGPDTRFVFISDGQESPPLRINETPPMTDIKPGDVKGWLVGVGGDVPVPIPKTGSNGEPAGYWRADEVVQGSAMGGTLNHEHLSELRQDHLRALAELVGVNYRRLNTPEALMTAMLDRRYAELVPTDTDLRWIPALLALALLAWRFAPDFGWLRERRPARGEKKAIDRTPPRGLTRPA, encoded by the coding sequence GTGAAGCCGTCGCCGGTGCGCCGGTGGCTGTCGGCATCGCGGCGCCTCTTCGGCGGCACCGGCAATGGTCCGTTGCTGCTCGCGATGCTGCTGCTGGCGCTCGCGGTCTGGCCGCCGCGCGTGCAGCTGCAGCGGCCGGTGTTCAACTGGCAGGTGAGCTTCGACATCACGCAGAGCATGAACGTGGAAGACGTCGAGCTGAACCACGCGGCCGTGAGCCGGCTCACGCTCGCGCGTGCTGCCATGCGCGAGGTGCTGGGCGCACTGCCCTGCGGCTCCAGGGTGGGCTGGAGCATTTTCGCGGACTACCGGTCGGTGGTGATCCTCACGCCCGTGGAGGTTTGCAGCCACTATGAAGAACTGCTGGCCTCGCTCGAGCGCATCGACGGGCGCATGCGCTGGGCCAATGCCAGCAACGTCAGCAAGGGCGTGACCTGGGCCGTGCGCGGCGCCCGCAGCATCGGGCCGGACACGCGCTTCGTCTTCATCAGCGACGGCCAGGAGTCGCCGCCCCTGCGCATCAACGAGACCCCGCCGATGACGGACATCAAGCCCGGCGACGTGAAGGGCTGGCTGGTCGGCGTGGGCGGCGACGTGCCGGTGCCCATTCCCAAGACCGGCAGCAACGGCGAACCTGCCGGCTACTGGCGCGCCGACGAGGTGGTACAGGGATCGGCCATGGGCGGCACGCTGAACCACGAGCATCTTTCCGAGCTCAGGCAAGACCACCTGCGCGCGCTGGCCGAGCTGGTGGGCGTGAACTACCGGCGACTGAACACGCCCGAGGCGCTGATGACGGCCATGCTCGACCGCCGCTATGCCGAACTCGTGCCCACGGACACCGACCTGCGCTGGATCCCCGCGCTGCTGGCGCTCGCTCTGCTGGCGTGGCGCTTCGCGCCCGATTTCGGCTGGCTTCGCGAGCGGCGTCCCGCGCGGGGCGAGAAGAAGGCGATCGACCGCACGCCGCCGCGCGGCCTCACGCGTCCGGCGTGA
- a CDS encoding MxaK protein, with protein MKRRTVHLVFGVLGLCCAGAALERGLRLQRTQALNAEVARIAATPAGADATPAPVSAPRQLQLAQAIALSKAGAHDAALKGYAALIQGGERDPVAQQALFNLGNMYLRQGMAQDAGALPLFELGKQRLRDLLRAAPEDWDARYNLERALRLAPEDQEAFSAEQQPAHEQRRVRVPGFVAGDLP; from the coding sequence GTGAAGCGGCGCACGGTGCACCTGGTCTTCGGCGTGCTGGGCCTGTGCTGCGCCGGCGCGGCGCTGGAGCGCGGCCTGCGCCTGCAGCGCACGCAAGCCCTGAACGCCGAGGTCGCCCGCATCGCGGCCACCCCGGCCGGCGCGGATGCCACGCCCGCGCCCGTCTCGGCACCGCGCCAGCTCCAGCTGGCCCAGGCCATCGCGCTGTCGAAGGCCGGGGCACACGACGCCGCGCTCAAGGGCTATGCGGCGCTGATCCAGGGCGGCGAACGCGACCCGGTCGCGCAGCAGGCGCTGTTCAACCTGGGCAACATGTACCTGCGCCAGGGCATGGCGCAGGACGCCGGCGCGCTGCCCCTGTTCGAACTGGGCAAGCAGCGGCTGCGGGACCTGCTGCGCGCCGCGCCCGAGGACTGGGACGCGCGCTACAACCTGGAGCGCGCCCTGCGGCTCGCGCCCGAAGACCAGGAAGCCTTTTCCGCCGAGCAGCAGCCGGCGCACGAGCAGCGGCGCGTGCGGGTTCCGGGCTTCGTCGCCGGAGACCTGCCGTGA